The Bryobacteraceae bacterium genome includes a window with the following:
- a CDS encoding oxidoreductase, with product MPDCDVLIVGAGLAGLACARRLAQAGLRFRLLEASDGVGGRVRTDAVDGFLLDRGFQVLLTAYPEAQAVLDYPALKLHAFLPGALVRYHGRFYHLGDPWRDRASLWPTLLAPVPRWGDYWRLLRLRRDVLGKSLEEIFAAPETTVLEALRERRFSRRFIDYFFRPWIGGAMLDTSLSGSSRMFEFMFRMFATGDAAVPAAGMGAIPAQLAASLPDGTLQLQQRVEAVEEGAVRLVGGDRIPAKAIVVAAEGSEAARLLRLQKAVPWRSVWCLYFSSREAPVEEPLLVLSGGGRGPITNLAVMSLIAPGYAPGGQHLISASVIGYEQREPGSLISAVRAQARRWFGAAAEEWRFLRHYHIERALPALLPLEPGASPRIAPGVYACGDWRATPSINGALESGRLAAEAVLEDLRVAAPRQ from the coding sequence ATGCCTGACTGCGACGTGCTTATCGTGGGCGCAGGGCTGGCCGGCCTGGCCTGCGCCCGCCGGCTGGCTCAGGCCGGCCTCCGTTTCCGCCTGCTGGAAGCCTCCGACGGCGTGGGCGGCCGTGTCCGGACCGACGCGGTGGATGGCTTCCTTCTGGACCGCGGATTCCAGGTGCTGCTCACGGCCTATCCGGAAGCGCAGGCCGTGCTCGACTACCCGGCCCTGAAGCTGCACGCCTTCCTGCCCGGCGCCCTCGTCCGTTACCACGGACGCTTTTACCATCTGGGCGATCCCTGGCGCGACCGCGCCTCGCTCTGGCCGACCCTGCTGGCGCCCGTCCCCCGCTGGGGCGACTACTGGCGCCTGCTGCGGCTCCGCCGCGATGTGCTGGGAAAGAGCCTGGAAGAGATCTTCGCCGCGCCGGAGACCACAGTGCTGGAGGCGCTGCGCGAACGCCGCTTCTCCCGCCGCTTCATCGACTACTTCTTCCGCCCCTGGATCGGCGGCGCCATGCTGGATACGTCGCTCTCAGGCTCCTCGCGCATGTTCGAGTTCATGTTCCGCATGTTTGCGACGGGAGACGCCGCCGTGCCCGCCGCGGGCATGGGCGCCATCCCCGCCCAGCTGGCCGCATCCCTGCCGGATGGAACTCTTCAGTTGCAGCAGCGCGTGGAAGCCGTGGAGGAGGGCGCCGTGCGGCTCGTCGGCGGAGACAGAATCCCGGCCAAAGCTATCGTTGTCGCGGCCGAAGGCAGCGAAGCGGCCCGCCTGCTCCGGCTTCAAAAGGCGGTTCCCTGGCGCTCCGTCTGGTGCCTCTATTTCTCCTCCCGCGAGGCGCCGGTCGAGGAGCCGCTGCTCGTGCTCAGCGGCGGCGGCCGCGGGCCCATCACGAACCTCGCCGTGATGAGCCTGATCGCACCGGGTTACGCCCCCGGCGGCCAGCACCTGATCTCCGCCAGCGTCATCGGCTACGAGCAGCGCGAGCCCGGCAGCCTCATCTCCGCCGTCCGCGCCCAGGCCCGCCGCTGGTTCGGCGCTGCCGCTGAAGAATGGCGCTTCCTCCGCCACTACCACATCGAGCGGGCTCTGCCGGCCCTGCTCCCCCTGGAGCCCGGGGCCTCGCCGCGGATTGCGCCGGGCGTGTACGCCTGCGGCGATTGGCGGGCCACGCCCTCCATCAACGGCGCGCTCGAGAGCGGCCGCCTCGCCGCTGAAGCCGTCCTCGAAGACCTCCGTGTTGCGGCGCCCCGCCAATGA
- the recR gene encoding recombination protein RecR, which translates to MPDFAEPLARLIQEVKRLPGIGQKSAQRIAFHILRAPREDVERLAAALLDVKDKLGLCAECNNISDAELCPFCRDPHRDRRKICVVEEPHNILPVETTRIYDGLYHVLHGSISPLRGIGPEQLRIKELLARLEKGEVEEIILATNPTVEGEATAVYLARLLKPLGVRVTRIAMGIPVGSDLEYADEVTMSKSLENRREI; encoded by the coding sequence ATGCCGGATTTTGCGGAGCCGCTGGCGCGGCTGATCCAGGAAGTGAAGCGGCTGCCGGGGATCGGGCAGAAGTCGGCGCAACGGATTGCGTTCCACATCCTGCGGGCGCCGCGGGAAGACGTGGAGCGGCTGGCGGCGGCGCTGCTCGACGTGAAGGACAAGCTGGGGCTGTGCGCCGAGTGCAACAACATCAGCGACGCCGAGCTGTGCCCGTTCTGCCGCGACCCGCACCGCGACCGGCGGAAGATCTGCGTGGTGGAGGAGCCGCACAATATTCTGCCAGTGGAGACGACGCGGATCTACGACGGGCTGTATCATGTGCTGCACGGCTCGATCAGCCCGCTGCGGGGGATCGGACCGGAGCAGCTGCGGATCAAGGAGCTGTTGGCGCGGCTCGAAAAAGGCGAGGTCGAAGAGATCATTCTGGCGACGAACCCGACGGTGGAGGGCGAAGCGACGGCGGTGTATCTGGCGCGGCTGCTGAAGCCGCTGGGGGTGCGGGTGACGCGGATCGCGATGGGGATTCCGGTGGGCAGCGACCTGGAATACGCCGACGAAGTGACGATGTCGAAGTCGCTCGAGAACCGGCGGGAGATCTGA
- a CDS encoding flagellar motor switch protein FliM gives MASDRLLSQEEIDNVFRTAKGVRAKDDPAKRAQVYDFRRPDRIAKDQLRAIHLLHDNFARSLASSLSAYLRAYVMVNLISVEQLSFLEFSQCLPAPTCIVSLSMRPFDGSSILEMNPQMVFPILEMLLGGSGKTPLKENREITEIERSILTGVFRIILHDLREAWAPITQINFSIESFETEPQLLQILAPNEAVVAIGIEIRIGEVSGMMNLGIPSIIVKMLRQKFDQQWSVRKSESTEAEQERMWRLLQPAVLKFDARMTGPMLTVEQMLDLKEGDILDLDYPLQKPLDLIVNGTRKYTGRIGTNGRKRVFQIESVLAPE, from the coding sequence ATGGCATCGGACCGGCTGCTGAGCCAGGAGGAAATCGACAACGTATTCCGGACCGCCAAGGGAGTCCGGGCGAAGGACGATCCTGCCAAACGGGCGCAGGTGTATGACTTCCGCCGGCCGGACCGGATCGCGAAGGATCAGCTGCGGGCGATCCACCTGCTGCACGACAACTTCGCGCGGTCGCTCGCGTCGAGCCTGTCGGCGTACCTGCGCGCCTATGTGATGGTGAACCTGATCAGCGTGGAGCAGCTGTCGTTTCTGGAGTTCTCGCAGTGCCTGCCCGCGCCGACGTGCATCGTGAGCCTGAGCATGCGGCCGTTCGACGGGAGCTCGATTCTCGAGATGAACCCGCAGATGGTCTTCCCGATCCTGGAGATGCTGCTGGGCGGGTCGGGCAAGACGCCGCTGAAAGAAAACCGGGAAATCACGGAAATCGAGAGATCCATTCTGACGGGTGTTTTCCGCATTATTCTGCATGATCTGCGGGAGGCCTGGGCGCCGATCACGCAGATCAACTTCTCGATCGAATCGTTCGAGACGGAACCGCAGCTGCTGCAGATCCTGGCGCCGAACGAGGCGGTGGTCGCCATCGGCATCGAAATCCGGATCGGCGAAGTGTCGGGGATGATGAACCTGGGCATTCCGTCGATCATCGTGAAGATGCTGCGGCAGAAATTCGACCAGCAGTGGTCGGTCCGCAAGTCCGAATCGACGGAGGCGGAACAGGAGCGGATGTGGCGGCTGCTGCAGCCCGCCGTGTTGAAGTTCGACGCCCGGATGACGGGGCCGATGCTCACGGTGGAGCAGATGCTGGATCTGAAGGAAGGCGACATCCTCGACCTGGACTACCCGTTGCAGAAGCCGCTGGATCTGATCGTCAACGGCACGCGGAAGTATACGGGGCGGATCGGCACGAACGGCAGAAAACGGGTGTTCCAGATCGAGAGCGTGCTCGCGCCGGAGTGA
- a CDS encoding protease, giving the protein MSPSPEPPRPAGRVPGIAGSITLFGVPVRFHFTFWLIVIWMIVLASGGKHSVAGAALFILGLFLSILLHEAGHALMARRYGIGTVEIVMLPIGGLARLERQPRAPEEFWVAFAGPLVNLAIGLLLLGVSFWSGGGVSISHWREAADANIPSRLAVANLVLALFNLLPAFPMDGGRVLRSLLAEKRAYEEATRLTARIGTGIAALMALVGLLQANFLLLFIALFIYIGAMQESMAATAQALMQGAKVREAMVTDFRTLNHGDTIRDAAEMLLATSQQDFPVVAGPRVTGLLSRNHLLRALAAEGPDGYVASAMDREFPRLHPDMDLAEAAGAISGGACALVFEDERLVGMLTAENLSEYLVLKKLREARSATQEGLSKGDA; this is encoded by the coding sequence GCCGAGTCCCCGGCATCGCCGGCTCCATCACCCTGTTCGGCGTGCCGGTGCGGTTCCACTTCACGTTCTGGCTGATCGTGATCTGGATGATCGTGCTCGCCTCCGGCGGCAAGCATTCCGTGGCCGGAGCGGCGCTGTTCATCCTGGGACTGTTCCTCTCGATCCTTCTGCATGAAGCCGGCCACGCCCTGATGGCCCGCCGCTACGGCATCGGAACGGTGGAGATCGTCATGCTGCCCATCGGCGGTCTGGCGCGGCTCGAGCGCCAGCCGCGTGCGCCGGAGGAATTCTGGGTCGCCTTCGCCGGGCCGCTGGTCAATCTGGCCATCGGACTCCTTTTGCTGGGCGTCTCCTTCTGGAGCGGCGGCGGCGTTTCCATCTCCCACTGGCGCGAAGCCGCCGACGCAAACATCCCCAGCCGCCTGGCCGTCGCCAATCTCGTGCTCGCGCTGTTCAATCTTCTGCCCGCCTTTCCCATGGACGGCGGGCGCGTGCTGCGCTCGCTGCTGGCCGAAAAGCGCGCCTACGAGGAAGCCACAAGGCTCACCGCCCGCATCGGCACCGGCATTGCGGCTCTGATGGCCCTCGTCGGCCTGCTGCAGGCGAATTTCCTTCTGCTCTTCATCGCCCTTTTCATCTACATCGGCGCCATGCAGGAATCCATGGCCGCCACGGCGCAGGCGCTCATGCAGGGCGCCAAGGTGCGCGAGGCCATGGTCACCGACTTCCGCACTCTGAACCACGGCGACACGATCCGGGATGCGGCGGAAATGCTTCTGGCCACCTCGCAGCAGGACTTCCCCGTCGTGGCCGGCCCCCGCGTCACCGGCCTGCTGAGCCGCAACCACCTGCTGCGGGCGCTCGCCGCCGAGGGGCCCGACGGCTACGTCGCCTCCGCCATGGACCGCGAATTTCCCCGCCTCCATCCCGACATGGATCTGGCCGAGGCGGCCGGCGCCATCAGCGGCGGCGCCTGCGCGCTTGTCTTTGAAGACGAAAGGCTCGTCGGCATGCTGACGGCCGAGAATCTCTCGGAGTATCTTGTGCTGAAGAAGCTGCGCGAAGCCCGCAGCGCGACACAGGAGGGGTTGTCCAAAGGCGATGCCTGA
- the mtaB gene encoding tRNA (N(6)-L-threonylcarbamoyladenosine(37)-C(2))-methylthiotransferase MtaB, translating into MEGLLRQQGFHAAADPAAADLVIVNTCTVTAAADEDARKAIHRLHRENPRARIIVTGCYAQRSPEELARLPGVAFVAGNTHKDQVGAFASVLDGCEDYHGEIRVGEISRQASFLSAPVEDASGDRTRPNLKIQDGCNNPCAFCIIPSVRGPSRSMPEEEVLRQIRALAARYAEVVLTGINLGRWGRERGFGAPRRLHDLLRRILDETGVQRLRISSVEPMDWTDELFELMAGSPRVAPHVHMPLQSGSDAVLKRMKRRYRTRHYEDRILRAARLMPDAAIGADVMTGFPGETDSEFQETLEFVSRMPFTYLHVFTYSERPGTPAAALPGRVPWEVRKERTRELRRLAAGKNLAFRRRFAGRTLSAVTLDNGKALSGNYISIDLAHLRPANQIVELRIGALSRDGLLEAGALPVLAG; encoded by the coding sequence ATGGAAGGACTCCTGCGCCAGCAGGGATTCCACGCTGCCGCCGATCCCGCCGCCGCCGATCTGGTGATCGTCAACACCTGCACGGTCACCGCCGCGGCTGACGAAGACGCCCGCAAAGCCATTCACCGGCTGCACCGCGAAAACCCCCGCGCGCGCATCATCGTCACCGGCTGCTACGCCCAGCGTTCGCCCGAGGAATTGGCCCGCCTGCCCGGCGTCGCCTTCGTCGCTGGCAACACCCACAAGGACCAGGTCGGCGCTTTCGCCAGCGTCCTCGACGGGTGCGAAGACTACCACGGCGAGATCCGCGTCGGCGAGATCTCCCGCCAGGCGTCCTTCCTCTCCGCTCCCGTGGAAGACGCCTCCGGCGACCGCACGCGGCCCAATCTGAAGATCCAGGACGGCTGCAACAATCCCTGCGCGTTTTGTATTATCCCGTCGGTCCGCGGTCCCAGCCGCAGCATGCCGGAAGAAGAAGTTCTGCGCCAGATCCGCGCCCTCGCCGCCCGCTACGCGGAGGTCGTGCTCACGGGCATCAATCTCGGCCGGTGGGGCAGGGAACGGGGCTTCGGCGCGCCGCGCCGCCTCCACGATCTGCTCCGCCGCATTCTCGACGAAACCGGCGTGCAGCGGCTCCGCATCAGCTCCGTCGAACCGATGGACTGGACGGACGAGCTGTTCGAACTCATGGCCGGCTCGCCCCGCGTCGCTCCGCACGTCCACATGCCTCTGCAGTCCGGCTCCGACGCGGTGCTGAAGCGCATGAAGCGCCGCTACCGCACGCGCCACTACGAAGACCGGATCCTGCGCGCGGCGCGGCTGATGCCGGACGCCGCCATCGGCGCCGACGTGATGACCGGCTTCCCCGGCGAGACCGATTCCGAGTTTCAGGAAACGCTGGAATTCGTCTCCCGCATGCCCTTCACTTACCTGCACGTTTTCACTTACTCCGAACGCCCCGGCACGCCGGCGGCCGCCCTGCCGGGACGGGTCCCCTGGGAGGTCCGCAAAGAGCGCACCCGCGAACTGCGCCGCCTGGCCGCTGGGAAAAACCTCGCCTTCCGCCGCCGCTTCGCCGGCCGCACCCTCAGCGCCGTCACTCTCGACAACGGCAAGGCTCTCTCGGGCAACTACATCTCCATCGATCTCGCGCACCTGCGTCCGGCCAATCAGATCGTCGAGCTCCGCATCGGCGCCCTGTCGCGGGACGGTCTTCTCGAAGCCGGCGCCCTGCCGGTTCTCGCCGGGTGA
- a CDS encoding transcriptional repressor produces MKGAPVQRRRTRQRAAIRSVLEQARRPLSIGEVLELAQRSVPGLGIATVYRTVGALVEEGFLAQVEIGGEAPRYEVAGRGHHHHFRCRRCHRVFEMEGCLPDVQRLAPAGFVVEDHEILLFGLCPECAARRKN; encoded by the coding sequence ATGAAAGGCGCACCCGTCCAGCGCCGCCGCACCCGCCAGCGCGCCGCCATCCGCTCGGTCCTCGAACAGGCCCGCCGCCCCCTCAGCATCGGCGAGGTGCTCGAACTGGCCCAGCGCTCGGTTCCGGGCCTCGGCATCGCCACCGTCTACCGCACCGTGGGAGCGCTCGTCGAGGAAGGCTTCCTCGCCCAGGTCGAAATCGGCGGCGAGGCGCCCCGCTACGAAGTCGCCGGACGCGGCCACCATCACCACTTCCGCTGCCGCCGCTGCCATCGCGTCTTCGAAATGGAAGGCTGCCTGCCGGACGTGCAACGCCTGGCGCCCGCGGGCTTCGTCGTCGAGGATCACGAGATCCTCCTGTTCGGTCTGTGCCCGGAGTGCGCGGCGCGCCGGAAAAACTGA